A window of the Podospora bellae-mahoneyi strain CBS 112042 chromosome 6, whole genome shotgun sequence genome harbors these coding sequences:
- a CDS encoding hypothetical protein (EggNog:ENOG503P5EQ) → MHRGPQPLICATTDLSLILSSKPQLFPVFLQFMKASSSHAPSLTSTGDITSINIFYRKTPTFIHLTMAFPNILSCLCGPTSDDHPSHHDEKSPLYPSTTPYTDQPKPQPIPTSPSPSPLINDILTLLLTTPLPITPSASQSQIDTTLDLHTTSWSEYLAEKILRALSDLLATATDPQSRRSWGEALSQAYDTSITIAEKLFNDLIEYVKGHPYEIAATVLLSLVTFGVLVRLAPRVLVLLGFSAEGPVEGSWAAWFQSTYGGYVPKGSLMSYLQRLGMTWE, encoded by the coding sequence ATGCACCGAGGCCCGCAGCCCCTCATTTGTGCGACCACCGACCTGAGCCTCATCCTGTCCTCAAAACCGCAATTGTTCCCAGTCTTCCTCCAGTTTATGAAAGCTTCCTCATCCCATGCTCCCAGTTTGACATCCACTGGAGATATCACATCTATCAACATCTTCTATCGCAAAACACCAACTTTCATCCACCTTACAATGGCCTTCCCCAACATCCTCTCCTGCCTCTGCGGCCCCACCTCAGACGaccatccatcccaccacgACGAGAAATCCCCCCTctacccctccaccaccccataCACCgaccaacccaaaccccaacccataCCCACCTCTCCTTCGCCCTCCCCTTTGATCAACGAcatcctcactctcctcctcaccacacccctccccatcaccccctccgcctcccaatcccaaatcgacaccaccctcgaccTCCACACCACCTCCTGGTCCGAATACCTCGCCGAAAAGATCCTCCGCGCCCTCtccgacctcctcgccaccgccaccgatCCCCAGTCCCGCAGGTCCTGGGGCGAGGCCCTCTCCCAAGCCTAcgacacctccatcaccattGCCGAGAAGCTCTTCAATGACCTCATCGAGTATGTCAAGGGTCACCCCTACGAAATCGCTGCTACGGTGCTCCTGTCATTGGTGACatttggggttttggtcCGTCTTGCTCCAcgggtgctggtgctgcttggTTTCAGCGCCGAGGGTccggtggaggggagctGGGCGGCTTGGTTTCAGAGTACCTATGGAGGATACGTACCCAAGGGTTCGCTGATGAGTTACTTGCAGAGGCTGGGGATGACGTGGGAGTGA